GGTCGCGGCGGAGGGCACGGGTTGATCGGGATGCGGGAACGGGTGGCGGTGTACGGCGGCACGTTCACGGCCGGGCCGCTGGCCGATGGCGGTTTCGCCGTGCGCGCCGAGGTGCCGCTGTCGTGATCTCGGTGGTGGTCGTGGACGACCAGGCGCTGCTGCGCGGCAGTTTCCGGGTGCTCGTGGACTCGGAGCCTGACCTGCGGGTCGTCGGCGAGGCCGGTGACGGCGCCGAGGCGGTGTCCGTGGTGCGCGAGGTGTCCCCCGACGTGGTGCTGATGGACATCCGGATGCCCGGCGTGGACGGCATCGCGGCGACCCGCGAGATCTGCTCCTCCTCGACCGCCCGGGTGCTGATCCTGACCACGTTCGACCTGGACGAGTACGTGTACTCGGCGCTACGGGCCGGTGCGAGCGGGTTCCTGCTCAAGGACACTCCCCCGGCCGACGTGCTGGCCGCCGTGCGCGTCGTGGCCGCCGGAGACGCCCTGCTGGCGCCCTCGGTGACCCGCCGTCTGGTGGCCGAGTTCTCCCGCACGCCGGAACCCCGTACGGTCCGCCTCGACGGGATCACCGAACGTGAGCAGGATGTGCTGATGCTGATCGCGCGCGGCAGCTCCAACTCCGAGATCATGGCCGAGCTGCACCTGTCGCCAGGCACGGTGAAGACCCACATCGGCCGCCTGCTGCACAAGCTCCAGGCCCGCGACCGGGCCCAACTGGTGATCGCCGCCTACGAGTCCGGGCTGGTCACCGCCCGGTCGTGAGCAGCGGCCGACGAAGACTCCGGGGACCTGAGGCCCCGGGACGCGGAACGCCCGCCCGGCCATCTCGGCCGGGCGGGCGTTCCAGGCGGGTTGCGGTTGTCTGCGCTTGCCGGTGTTACAGGTATTGACCGGTGTTGGTGGCCGTGTCGATGGCGCGACCCGACTCCTGGTTCTTGCCGGTCACGAGCGTGCGGATGTAGACGATCCGCTCGCCCTTCTTGCCCGAGATCCTGGCCCAGTCGTCCGGGTTGGTCGTGTTGGGCAGGTCCTCGTTCTCGGCGAACTCGTCCACGATCGCGTCCAGCAGGTGGCGCACCGACAAGCCCGGCTGCTTGGTGTCCAGCAGGCTCTTGATGGCCGCCTTCTTCGCGCGGTCGACGATGTTCTGGATCATGGCGCCGGAGTTGAAGTCCCGGAAGTACAGGACCTCCTTGTCACCGTTGGCGTAGGTGACCTCCAGGAACCGGTTCTCCTCGGACTCCTCGTACATCCGCTCGACCGTGTGCTGCACCATGCCGTCGATGCAGGCCACCGGGTCGCCGCCGAACTCGGCCAGGTCGTCGGCGTGGATCGGCAGGTCGGGCGTGAGGTACTTGAAGAAGATGTCCTTCGCGCCTTCGGCGTCCGGACGCTCGATCTTGATCTTCACGTCGAGCCGGCCCGGACGCAGGATCGCCGGGTCGATCATGTCCTCACGGTTGGAGGCGCCGATCACGATCACGTTCTCCAGGCCCTCGACGCCGTCGATCTCGCTGAGGAGCTGGGGCACGATCGTGGTCTCGACGTCCGACGACACGCCACTGCCGCGGGTCCGGAAGATCGAGTCCATCTCGTCGAAGAACACGATCACGGGAGTGCCCTCGGAGGCCTTCTCCCGGGCCCGCTGGAAGATCAGCCGGATGTGGCGCTCGGTCTCGCCCACGAACTTGTTGAGCAGTTCGGGACCCTTGATGTTGAGGAAGTAGCTCTTGGCTTCGCGGTGGTTCTCGCCACGGGCGGCGTGAACCTGCTTGGCCAGGGAGTTCGCCACCGCTTTCGCGATGAGCGTCTTCCCGCAGCCGGGAGGGCCGTACAGCAGCACGCCCTTGGGCGGGCGGAGCTTGTACTCGCGGAACAGGTCGGCGTGCAGGAACGGCATCTCCACGGCGTCGCGGATCTGCTCGATCTGCCGGTAGAGGCCACCGATGTCCTCGTACCTGACATCGGGCACCTCCTCCAGCACCAGGTCCTCGACCTCGGCCTTCGGCACCCTTTCGTACGCGAAGCCCGCCTTCGAGTCGACCAGCAGGGAGTCGCCGGCCTTCAGCGGCGAGTCCATCAGCGGCTGCGCCAGCCAGACGACCCGCTCTTCGTCGGCGTGTCCGACGACGAGGGCGCGGCCGATCGAGCTGTCCTCGATCTCGGAGTGCAACACCTCACGCAGCGTGCAGACCTCGCCGGTGCGCTCGAAGTCGCCGCCCTCGACCACGGTCAACGCCTCGTTCAGGCGCACCGACTGGCCCAGGACCAGCGACGGTGTCTCCAC
This is a stretch of genomic DNA from Saccharothrix ecbatanensis. It encodes these proteins:
- a CDS encoding response regulator translates to MISVVVVDDQALLRGSFRVLVDSEPDLRVVGEAGDGAEAVSVVREVSPDVVLMDIRMPGVDGIAATREICSSSTARVLILTTFDLDEYVYSALRAGASGFLLKDTPPADVLAAVRVVAAGDALLAPSVTRRLVAEFSRTPEPRTVRLDGITEREQDVLMLIARGSSNSEIMAELHLSPGTVKTHIGRLLHKLQARDRAQLVIAAYESGLVTARS
- the arc gene encoding proteasome ATPase; protein product: MQHGHPGSRPDEGGELNKGNNSGELTAQIRFLEDEIALLRRKLTESPRHVRLLEQRLAEATERVSQLTERNTKLIDTLREARSQLLALREEVDRLAQPPSGYGVFLARFDDGTVDVFTSGRRMRVSVSPAVETPSLVLGQSVRLNEALTVVEGGDFERTGEVCTLREVLHSEIEDSSIGRALVVGHADEERVVWLAQPLMDSPLKAGDSLLVDSKAGFAYERVPKAEVEDLVLEEVPDVRYEDIGGLYRQIEQIRDAVEMPFLHADLFREYKLRPPKGVLLYGPPGCGKTLIAKAVANSLAKQVHAARGENHREAKSYFLNIKGPELLNKFVGETERHIRLIFQRAREKASEGTPVIVFFDEMDSIFRTRGSGVSSDVETTIVPQLLSEIDGVEGLENVIVIGASNREDMIDPAILRPGRLDVKIKIERPDAEGAKDIFFKYLTPDLPIHADDLAEFGGDPVACIDGMVQHTVERMYEESEENRFLEVTYANGDKEVLYFRDFNSGAMIQNIVDRAKKAAIKSLLDTKQPGLSVRHLLDAIVDEFAENEDLPNTTNPDDWARISGKKGERIVYIRTLVTGKNQESGRAIDTATNTGQYL